In Paenibacillus ihbetae, the following are encoded in one genomic region:
- a CDS encoding FadR/GntR family transcriptional regulator, whose amino-acid sequence MRTIKVENQKGHEIVGEHLLQQIREGHLKPGQKLPSVVELAAAYGVGRSTIREAVSALKAMGWVDVRQGGGTYVKTVLPSEPRSGADLLFQGAESLIELLEVRKVLESGTASLAAERRTEQDLDRMREALSQMEHGLKVNDTGEGERADVAFHMAIAAASGNSLLIQLMESLSDRLTDTIQKSRELWFYKEQSTAARLLTEHQMIFDAIERQDNEQAGARIAAHLTKVEQVLRSGLESESGSLPE is encoded by the coding sequence ATGCGAACGATCAAAGTGGAGAACCAGAAGGGGCATGAAATTGTGGGAGAGCATCTGCTTCAGCAGATCCGGGAGGGGCATCTCAAGCCGGGCCAGAAGCTCCCCTCCGTCGTTGAATTGGCGGCTGCATATGGCGTTGGAAGATCCACGATCCGCGAGGCGGTCAGCGCCCTCAAGGCCATGGGATGGGTCGATGTGCGTCAGGGGGGCGGAACGTATGTGAAGACGGTTCTTCCGAGCGAGCCCCGAAGCGGCGCCGACTTATTGTTCCAAGGGGCTGAATCTCTTATTGAGCTGCTTGAAGTCCGCAAGGTGCTGGAGTCCGGTACCGCCTCTTTGGCTGCGGAACGAAGAACGGAGCAGGATCTTGACCGAATGCGCGAGGCCCTTTCGCAGATGGAGCATGGGCTGAAGGTGAACGATACGGGGGAAGGCGAGCGCGCGGATGTCGCATTTCATATGGCAATTGCGGCTGCGTCCGGCAACTCGCTGCTGATTCAGCTGATGGAGTCGCTATCCGACCGTTTAACGGATACCATACAGAAGTCCAGGGAGCTGTGGTTCTACAAGGAACAATCAACCGCCGCCCGGTTATTGACGGAGCATCAAATGATATTTGATGCGATTGAACGGCAGGATAATGAGCAGGCCGGTGCGAGAATCGCGGCTCATCTGACCAAGGTGGAGCAGGTGCTTCGATCGGGGCTGGAGTCGGAAAGCGGCAGCCTGCCGGAATAA
- a CDS encoding TetR/AcrR family transcriptional regulator, with product MPREASANRRQDIVAAAIEVFAEIGYYRATTAQVAERAAISQPYVYRFFTKESLLVEALAVSWKRIVQAFRQVIDSAPPQELEEGLIRAYEEIMLAHRSEILLQMQAQTISDAPVRAAMQQGMGEVKELVENAFIHAGFQDAEVRVSNFLARGMLCNAAMAMDMPSIMPKR from the coding sequence ATGCCGCGCGAAGCCTCCGCGAACCGACGTCAGGATATTGTTGCAGCAGCAATCGAGGTGTTTGCAGAGATCGGCTATTATCGTGCGACAACCGCACAGGTTGCCGAACGTGCAGCCATATCGCAGCCCTACGTGTACCGTTTTTTCACCAAGGAATCGCTGCTGGTCGAAGCGCTGGCCGTATCTTGGAAGCGGATTGTTCAGGCCTTCCGACAGGTCATTGATTCGGCGCCGCCCCAGGAGCTCGAAGAGGGATTGATCCGTGCTTACGAGGAGATCATGCTTGCTCATCGAAGTGAAATCTTACTGCAGATGCAGGCACAAACGATCTCGGATGCGCCTGTTCGAGCAGCGATGCAGCAGGGAATGGGCGAGGTAAAGGAGCTGGTGGAGAATGCCTTCATCCATGCCGGATTTCAGGATGCGGAAGTGAGAGTCTCCAATTTCCTTGCAAGGGGAATGCTCTGCAATGCCGCAATGGCCATGGACATGCCGAGCATCATGCCGAAGCGTTAG
- a CDS encoding FAD-binding oxidoreductase codes for MLHPSLAAQLRTIVGDAYFRDDQEALIAHSYDGTPMLQALPDAVIYPASTEQVSAIMKALSAYKVPLVSRGSGSNLCGGTVPVQGGVVMVMHRMNRILELDLENLTATVQPGIITADFIHHIESLGLFYPPDPSSMRISTIGGNIAECSGGLRGLKYGTTKDYVIGLEAVLASGEIIRTGGKLMKDVAGYDLTKLLVGSEGTLAVITEATLKLIPPPKSKMTMLAMYRDLYGAARTVSAIIESKIIPATLEFMDNPTIRVVDDFAKLGLPLDMEAILLIEQDGDPETVTRDIEQIRQICMREQADSIQVAATREEAERLLTARRSAFTALARLRPTTILEDATVPRSKIADMVRRINDISAKYNVTIATFGHAGDGNLHPTATTDARDAEEIHRVEQAFEEIFAAALELGGTITGEHGVGMVKAPFLEWKIGASGVSLMKGIKHVFDPDNLLNPGKVFAKESRKRVVIHHD; via the coding sequence ATGTTACACCCGTCTCTCGCCGCCCAGCTTCGCACCATCGTTGGCGATGCCTACTTCCGGGATGACCAAGAGGCGCTTATCGCGCATTCCTATGACGGCACTCCGATGCTGCAGGCTTTGCCTGACGCTGTAATCTATCCTGCCAGTACGGAGCAGGTCTCCGCCATTATGAAGGCGTTATCAGCCTATAAAGTCCCGCTCGTATCCAGAGGCTCCGGCTCCAATCTATGCGGCGGAACCGTTCCTGTCCAAGGCGGCGTCGTGATGGTGATGCACCGGATGAACCGGATTCTAGAGCTGGATCTGGAAAATTTGACGGCCACCGTTCAGCCCGGAATCATTACGGCCGACTTCATTCATCATATTGAATCCCTAGGCTTGTTCTATCCTCCGGACCCAAGCAGTATGCGCATCTCGACGATCGGCGGCAATATCGCCGAGTGCTCGGGCGGTCTGCGCGGTTTGAAATACGGCACGACGAAGGACTATGTGATCGGGCTCGAGGCCGTGCTCGCCAGCGGCGAAATTATCCGTACCGGCGGAAAGCTGATGAAGGATGTGGCCGGATATGATTTGACCAAGCTGCTGGTCGGATCGGAGGGCACGCTTGCGGTTATTACCGAAGCGACCTTGAAGCTGATTCCCCCGCCGAAGAGCAAAATGACGATGCTGGCCATGTACCGCGATCTGTATGGAGCGGCACGCACGGTGTCCGCCATTATCGAATCCAAGATCATTCCGGCCACGCTGGAATTCATGGATAACCCGACGATCCGCGTCGTCGACGATTTTGCCAAGCTTGGTCTTCCGCTGGATATGGAGGCGATCCTGTTGATCGAGCAGGACGGCGATCCCGAGACCGTAACCAGGGATATTGAGCAGATTCGCCAGATTTGCATGCGCGAGCAAGCCGACAGCATTCAGGTGGCAGCCACCCGGGAAGAGGCGGAGCGGCTGTTGACAGCGCGGAGAAGCGCCTTTACGGCGCTGGCACGGCTTCGTCCGACCACGATTCTGGAGGACGCGACCGTTCCCCGGTCCAAAATCGCCGATATGGTCCGCAGAATCAATGACATTTCGGCCAAATACAATGTGACGATCGCTACCTTCGGCCATGCCGGCGACGGCAACCTGCATCCTACGGCGACGACCGATGCCCGGGATGCGGAGGAAATTCACCGGGTGGAGCAGGCCTTCGAGGAGATTTTCGCGGCGGCCCTTGAGCTTGGCGGCACCATTACCGGCGAGCACGGCGTGGGCATGGTGAAGGCCCCGTTCCTTGAGTGGAAGATCGGCGCTTCCGGCGTTTCGCTCATGAAAGGGATCAAGCACGTATTCGATCCTGATAATTTGTTGAATCCAGGCAAGGTGTTTGCCAAAGAATCACGAAAAAGGGTGGTAATTCATCATGACTAG
- a CDS encoding DinB family protein: MYLETEQQLKRWLRHRGVLQQLLEEVRDEQLEYKPWPNAMTLGKLIVHMAASSDMFLQSIKHGAFSPPTFPTAFESIGDIRKIVQASTKATEQGFAELTEAHLEQPLDFNGFVAPGSVWLGNMVDHEIHHKGQLFTYARSVGIEKIPFFIVQPPRA; encoded by the coding sequence ATGTACTTGGAAACCGAACAACAGTTAAAGCGATGGCTCCGTCATCGGGGTGTGCTGCAACAGCTGCTTGAAGAAGTACGGGACGAGCAGCTGGAATATAAGCCTTGGCCGAATGCTATGACATTAGGAAAATTGATTGTCCACATGGCCGCGTCTTCCGATATGTTCCTGCAATCGATCAAGCACGGGGCCTTCTCCCCGCCAACGTTCCCGACAGCCTTCGAATCGATCGGTGATATCCGGAAGATCGTTCAAGCCTCAACCAAGGCTACGGAACAAGGCTTTGCCGAGCTGACGGAAGCCCACTTGGAGCAGCCGCTGGATTTTAACGGCTTCGTGGCCCCCGGCTCCGTCTGGCTTGGCAACATGGTCGATCATGAGATCCACCACAAGGGACAACTGTTTACTTACGCCAGATCGGTCGGCATTGAAAAGATACCGTTTTTCATTGTTCAACCGCCTAGAGCATAA
- a CDS encoding amylo-alpha-1,6-glucosidase: protein MNFDLNIVPFSRRESFLAISLLPAAKERRQGLYLRTVRGGDDKFGEAFLIELLDRNNEPVSFDPMASPETIRLNIDGSEGRADICISDSRTVRFRSKGCGIRLTFFPAAYDYAYETDPDRWEVNSFTHGCRFMLTRLAGRMSMEVAWDEIKSSRVTAVFSADEETDTAEFAVEEFMTVLSPRSEWESFEEAVRLVHEDYGSWLNRTLTVPERWQEARELAAYITWSCLVPAEGCLTRPAMYMSKNWMTNIWSWDNCFNAMALVRHNPKLAWDQFMIFFDRQDESGLIPDFVNDKYELWNCNKPPIHGWTLSWMMRRTDFIQEEQLREVYGPLSKWTQWWFTYRDHDGDGIPQYNHGNDSGWDNSTAFNNGIPVESPDLSSYLIIQMEVLADIAVRLGLPEDAAAWRLKADDTLERMLRHFWKDGRFTACRSGTHEESEGDSLLLFVPILLGKRLPEHIRAALLAGLRDETRFLTWNGWATESVSSRYYKPDGYWRGPIWAPSTMLLVEGVAAAGDQELAAEVAQRFCRMLSSSGMAENFDALTGAGLRDRAFTWTSSVFLILGHEYTR, encoded by the coding sequence ATGAATTTTGATCTGAATATCGTGCCTTTCAGCCGCAGAGAGTCCTTCTTGGCGATCTCCCTTCTGCCTGCGGCTAAGGAACGGAGGCAGGGACTTTACCTGCGTACGGTCCGCGGAGGAGATGACAAGTTTGGCGAGGCCTTTCTGATTGAACTGCTGGACCGGAACAACGAGCCGGTTTCATTTGACCCTATGGCCTCCCCCGAAACAATCAGGCTGAATATCGATGGCTCGGAGGGCCGCGCCGATATTTGCATATCCGACTCCCGGACCGTCAGGTTCCGGTCGAAAGGATGCGGCATACGCCTCACCTTTTTTCCCGCCGCATATGATTACGCTTATGAGACGGATCCGGACCGCTGGGAAGTGAACAGCTTCACACATGGCTGCCGCTTTATGCTGACAAGGCTTGCGGGACGCATGAGCATGGAGGTTGCGTGGGACGAGATCAAGAGCTCGCGGGTAACCGCCGTATTTTCAGCGGATGAGGAGACCGACACGGCGGAATTTGCCGTGGAAGAGTTTATGACGGTGTTATCGCCGCGCTCCGAATGGGAGAGCTTCGAGGAGGCGGTTCGGCTCGTTCATGAGGATTACGGCAGCTGGCTAAACCGCACCCTAACGGTCCCGGAGCGTTGGCAGGAAGCCAGAGAGCTCGCCGCCTATATCACCTGGTCCTGCCTGGTTCCCGCCGAAGGCTGCCTGACCCGCCCGGCGATGTATATGTCAAAGAACTGGATGACCAACATTTGGAGCTGGGACAACTGCTTTAATGCAATGGCCTTGGTGCGCCATAATCCGAAGCTGGCTTGGGACCAGTTTATGATCTTTTTCGACCGGCAGGATGAGAGCGGGCTGATTCCGGATTTCGTGAATGATAAATACGAGCTCTGGAACTGCAACAAGCCGCCGATTCACGGCTGGACGCTGTCGTGGATGATGCGGCGCACCGATTTTATACAAGAGGAGCAGCTGCGCGAGGTGTACGGACCGCTCTCCAAATGGACGCAGTGGTGGTTCACGTACCGGGATCATGACGGTGACGGCATTCCCCAGTACAACCACGGCAACGATTCGGGCTGGGATAACAGCACGGCGTTCAATAACGGCATCCCTGTGGAAAGTCCCGACCTCTCCTCCTACCTGATCATTCAGATGGAGGTGCTGGCCGATATTGCCGTCCGTCTGGGGTTGCCGGAGGATGCCGCTGCATGGAGACTGAAAGCGGACGATACCCTTGAGCGCATGCTCCGCCATTTCTGGAAGGACGGAAGATTCACGGCCTGCCGTTCAGGCACGCATGAGGAGTCGGAAGGCGACAGCCTGCTGCTGTTCGTGCCCATCCTGCTCGGCAAGCGGCTGCCGGAGCATATCCGTGCCGCGCTGCTTGCGGGACTTCGGGATGAGACCCGGTTCCTGACCTGGAACGGCTGGGCGACGGAGAGCGTCAGCAGCCGTTATTATAAGCCGGATGGATACTGGCGCGGGCCGATCTGGGCTCCCTCGACGATGCTGCTTGTCGAAGGCGTTGCGGCAGCCGGTGATCAGGAGCTGGCGGCGGAGGTGGCGCAGCGGTTCTGCCGAATGCTGAGCAGCAGCGGCATGGCAGAGAATTTTGACGCCCTGACCGGAGCGGGGCTGAGAGACCGGGCGTTTACCTGGACCTCCAGCGTATTTTTGATACTTGGACATGAATACACGCGTTGA
- a CDS encoding response regulator transcription factor, with translation MLETDKIKVLIADDESIVRKGLRTTVAWGRFGMEVVADSPNGQAAWEAFLEHRPQVVVTDIVMPEMDGIELSRKVKEAAPETRIILLSCHRDFEYAQEGMRLGASAYLLKTAFEDEELEALLGKFQRELSETATSSQDQDDQLSTHLYAWLNGHNDKFLGVLRKLWGGSWRMKGQPAALYLVKTAGCDSTWESLLQEHEADKTDMHGGKRIPYGVDSCYWVMPDGLKDAAESLLIEMKSRCGKLTWDSRRGLAELEDVQEAFQSLHKEAELERAYGLSAEHWPEPILQAVHLLHAFPSAEWSAAELAQKVGLSRSHFSILFKKTVGDSFIAFQYKRKLRLAYGLLRETSLTMQEIAERTGLGDSKYFSKWFKRCTGKTPSQYRTEQKGESS, from the coding sequence ATGTTGGAAACAGACAAAATTAAGGTGCTGATTGCCGATGACGAGAGTATCGTGCGCAAGGGACTCCGCACAACGGTGGCATGGGGCCGCTTCGGGATGGAGGTGGTGGCGGACAGCCCTAACGGTCAGGCAGCCTGGGAAGCTTTCCTGGAGCATCGGCCCCAGGTTGTCGTCACGGATATCGTCATGCCGGAGATGGACGGGATCGAGCTGTCCCGCAAGGTCAAGGAAGCAGCGCCGGAGACCAGAATCATTCTGCTCAGCTGCCATCGGGACTTCGAATATGCCCAAGAGGGGATGCGGCTCGGAGCCTCGGCCTATTTGTTGAAGACCGCCTTCGAGGATGAAGAGCTCGAAGCCCTGCTGGGCAAATTTCAGCGGGAGCTGTCTGAGACGGCAACCTCTTCGCAGGATCAGGACGATCAGCTGTCCACGCATCTGTATGCTTGGCTTAATGGGCATAACGACAAATTCCTGGGGGTGCTGCGGAAGCTTTGGGGCGGCAGCTGGCGCATGAAAGGACAGCCTGCGGCGCTGTATTTGGTCAAGACGGCCGGCTGTGACAGCACATGGGAGAGCCTGCTTCAGGAGCATGAAGCCGATAAGACGGATATGCACGGAGGCAAGCGGATTCCCTACGGTGTGGACAGCTGCTATTGGGTCATGCCGGACGGGCTGAAAGACGCCGCTGAGAGCCTGCTGATCGAGATGAAGAGCCGGTGCGGCAAGCTGACGTGGGATTCGCGGAGAGGCCTTGCAGAGCTGGAGGATGTGCAGGAAGCCTTTCAATCGCTGCATAAGGAAGCCGAATTGGAGCGGGCATACGGACTGAGCGCGGAGCATTGGCCCGAGCCGATTCTGCAAGCCGTTCATCTGCTGCACGCGTTTCCGTCGGCCGAATGGTCGGCGGCGGAGCTGGCCCAGAAGGTGGGATTAAGCCGCAGCCATTTTTCGATTTTGTTCAAAAAAACGGTTGGCGACAGTTTCATCGCGTTCCAATATAAGCGCAAGCTCCGTCTCGCTTACGGATTGCTGCGCGAAACCTCCTTAACCATGCAGGAAATCGCCGAGCGGACAGGTCTTGGGGACAGCAAATATTTTAGCAAATGGTTCAAGCGCTGCACCGGGAAGACGCCAAGCCAATACCGTACCGAACAAAAAGGGGAATCATCGTAA
- a CDS encoding RNA polymerase sigma factor, with translation MDVNELYENLKEDVRRYARSVAKHAYEADDLVQDAFIKAMKEPQLAQWPLHKQKAWFFRVIKNRLIDITRREKRLLPWDDDLDATLLSVPNLDMETTEWLGRLPQSQSDIVFKRYWLGMSSQEIGDQLGLPAATVRYKLQAAIKKLRTYWEEDMK, from the coding sequence ATGGACGTAAATGAGCTGTACGAAAATTTGAAGGAGGATGTCCGGCGCTATGCCCGGTCGGTCGCAAAGCACGCGTACGAAGCTGACGATCTGGTGCAGGACGCCTTCATCAAGGCGATGAAGGAGCCGCAGCTGGCACAGTGGCCGCTCCACAAGCAGAAGGCTTGGTTTTTCAGGGTCATCAAGAATCGTCTGATCGACATTACCCGCCGGGAAAAACGGCTGCTTCCCTGGGATGATGATCTGGATGCCACATTGCTGTCCGTGCCGAACCTTGATATGGAGACCACGGAATGGCTGGGCCGCCTGCCGCAGTCCCAAAGCGATATTGTGTTTAAGCGCTACTGGCTCGGCATGTCCAGTCAAGAGATCGGTGACCAGCTTGGGCTGCCAGCCGCCACGGTCCGTTACAAGCTGCAGGCTGCCATCAAGAAATTAAGAACCTATTGGGAGGAAGATATGAAATGA
- a CDS encoding NAD-dependent epimerase/dehydratase family protein, whose amino-acid sequence MKKAIVLGATGGVGNPLTAELVKRGIETIAFGRSMTKLNALAEELGRSPLLKLRTGDAFNSEDIIQAAEGADVIFHSANIPYHEMESRLLPLGESVMKAAQRMNARVVVVDGIYPYGRRRMERATEEHPKRPHTRKGKTRLAYEELLFSARWKPRTRPLIARLPDYYGPSAQASYLSVTMEAIAAGKPTAFIGNMTVPREYVYLPDAARMILDIAVQEEAYGQNWHIPGPGVISGRELVCIAQEASGSRKAVIPLGRIGLSLIGLFNPVMKEVVEMLYLTEEPLVLSGEKYERFIGPLSWTPHEKAIKETIQRLMQKQGE is encoded by the coding sequence ATGAAAAAAGCGATTGTTCTGGGTGCAACGGGCGGAGTAGGAAATCCACTGACAGCCGAATTGGTCAAAAGAGGAATCGAAACGATTGCCTTCGGCAGATCGATGACCAAGTTGAATGCGCTCGCCGAGGAGCTCGGCCGCTCCCCATTATTGAAGCTTCGCACAGGGGATGCCTTTAATTCGGAGGACATCATTCAGGCGGCCGAAGGCGCGGATGTCATTTTTCACAGCGCGAATATTCCGTATCACGAGATGGAATCGAGGCTGCTTCCACTTGGGGAATCCGTGATGAAGGCTGCGCAGCGGATGAATGCAAGAGTGGTGGTCGTGGACGGTATTTATCCCTATGGGCGACGCAGGATGGAAAGAGCGACGGAGGAGCATCCGAAGCGGCCGCATACCCGAAAAGGCAAAACAAGGCTCGCTTATGAGGAGCTTTTGTTTTCGGCACGTTGGAAACCGCGTACCCGCCCTTTGATCGCCCGGTTACCGGATTATTACGGACCCTCCGCGCAAGCTTCTTATCTATCCGTGACGATGGAGGCTATCGCAGCAGGCAAACCTACGGCCTTCATCGGGAATATGACGGTTCCCCGCGAATATGTCTACTTGCCGGATGCGGCCCGGATGATTTTGGATATCGCCGTTCAGGAGGAGGCTTACGGGCAAAACTGGCACATTCCCGGTCCTGGTGTCATTTCAGGCCGCGAACTGGTATGCATCGCTCAGGAGGCGAGCGGAAGCCGCAAAGCCGTCATACCGCTGGGACGCATCGGGTTATCCCTGATCGGCCTGTTCAATCCCGTAATGAAGGAGGTCGTGGAGATGCTGTATCTTACGGAAGAGCCGCTCGTGCTGAGCGGGGAAAAATACGAGCGCTTCATCGGACCTTTATCTTGGACGCCGCATGAAAAAGCGATTAAGGAGACCATTCAGCGGCTGATGCAGAAGCAGGGAGAGTGA
- a CDS encoding cache domain-containing sensor histidine kinase: MGFQRTKKVAGRMFAGAYHSIRAKLLSWFLIVTLIPLFSLGALSYYQSARIINSQFGKYGDNAVAQLEQQTSSTLSRMKQTAETIYSYLLDPSRMGIGNQAPTTYRDILEKNDFESLLKSLRTQLTAGIYIITTSGYYYGENNLDVAKLDRIPLWRSKPKAYAGTYWLGFYPQDHFIKSSDSGNRSVIGLAVPIHHPDKSQDGSIILIEEYAEELLQMFRQFEKDTHAHLQISSPDGTVIYETDAAYSPKDSDVTWSRTLAVNQWTLEARIPAKAFYQSSGIIRANTMKVAILSCLLAFSIAYLFSSRFTSRIRTLKDSMQKVSFGKLDTRTPIDGRDELGSLDMSFNRMVTGIQELIGEVERSERLKKEAELRAFHYQINPHLLFNTLNSIQWKARLEGAEDIRLMLYHLTMVLEGNLDISQELVTLRRELRMIEHFLKVQEIRYGEVFRYRLDCDESLLPYLIPRMTLQPLFENIFFHAFTDGKGEIDMKIRVDGDDLVLTLRDNGAGMKEEQLARLFSPEVKRKGRGGLGLRNADQKFKLHFGPLYGLTVHSVKGEGTAITIRWPKKEESDDVGNRQN, from the coding sequence ATGGGCTTTCAACGGACCAAAAAGGTAGCCGGGCGCATGTTCGCCGGCGCCTACCATAGCATACGAGCCAAGCTGCTCTCGTGGTTTTTAATCGTCACCCTGATCCCGTTGTTTTCGCTTGGCGCGTTGTCCTACTACCAGTCGGCCCGGATCATCAACTCCCAATTCGGAAAGTACGGAGATAATGCCGTCGCCCAGCTGGAACAGCAAACCAGCTCAACCTTGAGCCGGATGAAGCAGACGGCGGAAACAATCTACTCCTATCTGCTGGATCCGAGCCGGATGGGGATTGGAAACCAGGCACCTACCACCTACCGCGACATTTTGGAGAAGAATGATTTTGAATCCTTGCTGAAATCCCTTCGGACCCAGCTAACGGCCGGCATCTACATTATTACGACCTCGGGTTATTACTACGGGGAGAACAATCTGGACGTAGCCAAGCTTGACCGTATTCCCTTATGGCGGTCGAAGCCGAAGGCGTATGCCGGAACCTATTGGCTCGGCTTTTATCCGCAGGATCATTTCATCAAGAGCAGCGATAGCGGCAACCGAAGCGTCATCGGACTGGCGGTTCCGATCCATCATCCGGACAAATCCCAGGACGGCAGCATCATTCTCATCGAAGAGTATGCGGAAGAGCTGCTGCAGATGTTCCGCCAATTCGAGAAGGATACCCATGCTCATCTGCAGATCAGCTCGCCGGACGGCACGGTCATCTACGAGACGGATGCCGCCTACTCGCCCAAAGACAGCGACGTAACCTGGTCCCGGACGCTCGCCGTCAATCAATGGACGCTCGAGGCCCGGATTCCGGCGAAAGCCTTCTATCAATCCTCAGGCATCATCCGGGCGAACACGATGAAGGTTGCCATCTTGTCCTGCCTGCTCGCTTTCAGCATCGCGTACCTGTTCTCCTCGCGCTTCACCTCGAGGATCAGGACATTGAAGGATTCGATGCAGAAGGTAAGCTTCGGCAAGCTGGACACCCGGACGCCGATCGATGGCAGAGACGAGCTGGGCAGCCTGGATATGAGCTTCAACCGCATGGTTACGGGGATTCAGGAATTGATCGGCGAAGTGGAAAGAAGCGAGCGGCTGAAAAAGGAGGCCGAGCTGCGGGCATTTCACTATCAGATCAACCCCCATCTGCTGTTCAACACACTCAATTCGATCCAATGGAAAGCCAGGCTCGAAGGCGCCGAGGACATCCGCCTGATGCTGTATCATCTGACGATGGTGCTCGAGGGAAATCTTGATATCTCCCAGGAGCTGGTCACGCTCCGCAGGGAGCTGCGCATGATCGAGCATTTTCTGAAGGTCCAGGAAATCCGGTACGGGGAAGTGTTTCGTTATCGCCTGGACTGTGACGAGTCGCTGCTGCCGTATTTGATTCCGCGGATGACGCTGCAGCCGTTATTCGAAAATATATTCTTCCACGCCTTCACGGACGGCAAAGGGGAGATCGACATGAAGATCAGGGTAGACGGCGATGATCTGGTGCTTACGCTCCGGGATAACGGAGCAGGCATGAAGGAGGAGCAGCTGGCGAGGCTATTCTCGCCTGAGGTGAAACGCAAAGGACGGGGCGGGCTCGGCCTACGCAACGCCGATCAAAAATTCAAGCTGCATTTTGGCCCGCTGTACGGGCTCACGGTGCATTCCGTGAAGGGAGAAGGAACGGCGATCACCATACGCTGGCCGAAAAAGGAGGAGTCTGACGATGTTGGAAACAGACAAAATTAA
- a CDS encoding (Fe-S)-binding protein, translated as MTSQANIGKKPQINHTNPLARTLFEKLDYDQLTNCMRCGFCLPACPTFRETGVEPESPRGRIALMKAVADGLMEPDDRFRDQMDHCLGCRACEPVCPADVKYGQLIEQARDAIEDHPVHSIPVKGVRKLFFKGVFPHRKRLKTLGRTLKFYQKSGLQRVARGTGVMRLFPKHLRDMERILPDATGDGVVEQLGTVYPAKGTPIARVALFRGCIMDVMFAGTNVNTVKLLSEAGFEVVIPPEQVCCGALHAHSGEMELARDMARINVRVFKELDVDYIVSNAGGCGALLVEYDHLLHEDEAWKEQAAWFASRVVDISKLLVEHGRLPAFSESAASSTEPVVVTYQDSCHLRNVMRSGTAPRQLISQVANVSFQEMREADRCCGSAGIYNVTQPEMAGQILEHKMENVNATGARYLLTSNPGCLLQMKLGVEQHGCSETMEVKHVVDFLYERMNGRNA; from the coding sequence ATGACTAGCCAAGCGAATATCGGGAAGAAGCCCCAGATCAACCACACCAATCCCCTGGCCCGTACCTTGTTCGAAAAGCTCGATTACGATCAACTGACCAACTGCATGCGCTGCGGGTTTTGCCTCCCTGCCTGCCCCACGTTCAGGGAAACGGGCGTAGAGCCCGAATCTCCCCGCGGGCGCATTGCCTTAATGAAGGCCGTCGCCGACGGGCTGATGGAGCCGGATGATCGCTTCCGCGATCAGATGGACCATTGCCTGGGCTGCCGGGCCTGTGAGCCGGTATGTCCGGCAGACGTGAAGTACGGTCAACTGATTGAGCAGGCCCGGGACGCGATCGAGGACCATCCGGTCCATTCCATTCCTGTGAAGGGAGTGCGCAAGCTGTTCTTCAAGGGCGTTTTCCCGCACCGCAAACGTCTGAAGACGCTGGGAAGAACGCTGAAATTTTACCAAAAATCCGGCTTGCAGCGCGTGGCGAGAGGAACCGGCGTCATGCGCCTCTTCCCCAAGCATCTGCGGGACATGGAGCGGATCTTGCCGGACGCAACCGGAGATGGCGTCGTCGAACAGCTGGGAACCGTGTATCCGGCTAAAGGCACTCCGATCGCCCGCGTCGCCCTTTTCAGGGGCTGCATCATGGATGTCATGTTCGCCGGCACCAACGTTAATACCGTTAAGCTGCTGTCGGAGGCCGGCTTCGAAGTGGTTATACCGCCGGAGCAGGTTTGCTGCGGCGCACTCCATGCCCACAGCGGAGAAATGGAGCTGGCAAGGGATATGGCACGAATCAACGTGAGGGTGTTCAAAGAGCTGGATGTGGATTACATCGTATCCAATGCGGGCGGCTGCGGCGCCCTGTTGGTGGAGTATGACCATCTGCTTCATGAGGATGAGGCTTGGAAGGAACAAGCCGCCTGGTTCGCGAGCCGGGTGGTGGACATCAGCAAGCTGCTCGTGGAGCATGGCAGACTGCCTGCATTCAGCGAATCTGCGGCGTCATCCACCGAGCCGGTCGTTGTGACCTATCAGGACTCCTGCCATTTACGGAATGTGATGCGCAGCGGGACGGCACCAAGACAGCTCATAAGCCAGGTGGCCAACGTCAGCTTCCAAGAGATGAGGGAAGCAGACCGCTGCTGCGGCTCGGCAGGCATATACAATGTGACGCAGCCGGAAATGGCGGGCCAAATTCTGGAGCATAAGATGGAGAACGTGAACGCCACCGGAGCCAGATACCTGCTGACCAGCAATCCGGGGTGTCTGCTGCAGATGAAGCTGGGCGTGGAACAGCACGGCTGCAGCGAAACGATGGAGGTCAAGCATGTGGTTGATTTCCTCTATGAACGAATGAATGGGCGCAACGCCTGA